A window of the Parabacteroides merdae ATCC 43184 genome harbors these coding sequences:
- a CDS encoding tetratricopeptide repeat protein has product MLKSLISISFLLFLIGSSQSLRAQDQEAKVEISSKPNQVSAGDQRKFDYFFYEGLNLKAAGKFDAAYDAFNHCLAIDSTASAVLYELSSFYAQLNRPEKSLEMLRRAVAYSSDNFTYRLALATMSRNLGMFGEASDEYEKLVKDYPGKPELNYYLADALTQEGEIGKAIDAYDALESSIGMSEALSMQKYKLYNALEQNDNAFKEVEKLAAKFPMESRYQIILGDLHLEKNDTVKALKYYQKAHEIDPESPYYIVSMANYYEVVGNKDAAETQIRNALVNEKLDVETKVGILSRYILKLQQTKKGTESANALFQTLLEQHPEDTDLKQMYGSLLVAQGKTDEARFQFQLITEMEPSNAAAWQQLLNLALKSEDIPEVIRICTRCQELFPDAPEYYFYLGIAYFQQEKYQDALDTYKAGLEIIPETNVGLKSDFYGQIGDIYYQIKNMPEAYKAYDEALKYNDKNVVVLNNYAYFLSLEKKDLKKAERMSALAVKLEPNNSTYLDTYAWIFFVQGNYTLAKIYIESALANDTTKSSELVDHYGDILFMSGDKEKALEQWKKAKEMGKESDVLDRKIAEGTYIEEEVKNE; this is encoded by the coding sequence ATGCTAAAGTCTCTGATCTCGATATCTTTTCTATTATTCCTGATCGGGAGTTCGCAATCGTTGAGGGCGCAGGATCAGGAGGCGAAGGTGGAAATATCGTCGAAGCCGAATCAAGTGAGTGCCGGGGATCAGCGGAAATTCGATTACTTCTTCTACGAAGGGCTGAACCTGAAGGCAGCCGGAAAATTCGATGCCGCTTATGATGCCTTTAACCATTGTCTGGCGATCGATTCGACCGCCTCGGCCGTCTTATACGAACTTTCTTCGTTTTATGCCCAGCTGAACCGTCCGGAAAAGTCGCTGGAGATGTTGCGGCGTGCGGTGGCTTACAGTTCCGATAATTTTACCTACCGGCTGGCGTTGGCGACAATGAGCCGCAACCTCGGTATGTTCGGCGAGGCGTCGGACGAGTATGAGAAGCTTGTAAAAGATTATCCCGGAAAACCGGAGTTGAACTATTACCTGGCGGATGCGCTTACGCAGGAAGGTGAAATCGGGAAGGCGATCGATGCTTATGACGCCCTCGAATCGTCCATAGGCATGAGCGAGGCGCTTTCCATGCAGAAATATAAATTGTATAATGCGTTGGAGCAGAACGATAACGCGTTCAAAGAGGTGGAAAAGCTTGCCGCCAAATTCCCGATGGAATCCCGCTATCAGATCATTTTGGGGGATCTCCACTTGGAAAAGAATGATACGGTCAAAGCGTTGAAATATTATCAGAAAGCACACGAAATCGATCCGGAAAGTCCCTATTACATTGTCTCTATGGCGAACTATTATGAAGTCGTCGGTAATAAGGACGCCGCCGAGACGCAGATACGCAATGCATTAGTGAACGAGAAATTGGATGTCGAGACGAAAGTCGGTATTCTGTCCCGTTATATTCTCAAACTGCAGCAGACGAAGAAGGGGACCGAGAGTGCGAATGCCCTTTTCCAGACATTACTGGAACAGCATCCGGAAGATACCGATCTGAAACAGATGTACGGCAGTCTGCTGGTTGCGCAGGGGAAGACTGATGAGGCCCGTTTCCAGTTTCAGCTGATTACCGAGATGGAACCTTCGAATGCTGCTGCCTGGCAACAACTCTTGAATCTGGCGTTGAAGTCGGAAGACATTCCCGAAGTGATCCGTATCTGTACCCGTTGCCAGGAGCTTTTCCCCGATGCACCGGAGTATTACTTTTATCTTGGGATCGCTTATTTCCAGCAGGAAAAGTATCAGGATGCACTGGATACATACAAAGCCGGCCTGGAGATTATCCCGGAGACGAACGTCGGGTTGAAGTCTGATTTTTACGGACAGATAGGCGATATCTACTATCAGATCAAGAATATGCCGGAAGCCTATAAAGCGTATGATGAAGCGTTGAAGTACAACGACAAGAACGTGGTCGTCCTCAATAATTACGCCTATTTCCTCTCGCTGGAAAAGAAAGATCTGAAAAAGGCGGAACGGATGAGTGCATTGGCAGTCAAACTGGAACCGAACAATTCGACATATCTCGATACGTATGCCTGGATATTCTTTGTACAGGGAAACTATACGCTTGCCAAGATATACATAGAGAGCGCGCTTGCCAACGATACGACCAAAAGCTCCGAGCTGGTAGACCATTACGGCGATATCCTCTTCATGAGCGGCGATAAGGAAAAGGCGCTTGAACAATGGAAGAAAGCGAAGGAGATGGGAAAAGAAAGCGATGTGCTGGATCGCAAGATCGCAGAGGGAACCTATATAGAAGAGGAGGTCAAGAATGAATAA
- a CDS encoding lipopolysaccharide biosynthesis protein gives MRDLFTTIGTRYLIAILNLALIFINAKVLGVEGVGLVGLILAIVGIATMFCGILAGNTIVYFMNRYSMQAVFLPSYCWTPAGAGIACGSMAILGVLPEGHALDIYILSTLTSLVAANSRFLLGKNQIFGFNLTFVLQGGLLFFVLLFLYYGLKIQNVTAYLWGMYFTNGIAFLVSLFLLLPFLNKKEADPRKGRSQYALLKEMFAYGLWGSADNIAEILTTRLNYFLIQRFAGLGSVGLLDAGTKISESVWHINRSIGFITYSRVARTHKPGEQKQITLRFFKLTFCAITLATGCILLIPEWIYTDYLFSAEFVGMHNVITGLSAGIIALACNSILCQYFTGSGKIRYSTGSSFVGLISLLVSGYLLIPHYGVFGSAISSSIAFSTMLAFSMIIFCRKTGTRPKDFLINKEDVRFALRKLRLTHDDDQP, from the coding sequence ATGAGGGACCTCTTCACAACCATCGGCACACGTTACCTAATCGCCATCCTGAACTTGGCACTGATCTTTATCAATGCCAAGGTATTGGGTGTCGAAGGAGTCGGACTGGTCGGGCTGATTCTGGCGATAGTAGGAATCGCCACCATGTTCTGCGGAATATTGGCGGGAAATACGATCGTCTATTTCATGAACCGCTATTCCATGCAAGCCGTATTTTTACCCTCTTACTGCTGGACACCCGCCGGAGCTGGCATCGCTTGCGGCAGCATGGCCATCCTCGGAGTGCTTCCCGAAGGGCACGCTCTTGATATTTATATTCTTTCCACCCTGACCTCCCTCGTTGCCGCAAACTCCCGTTTCCTGTTGGGAAAGAATCAGATTTTTGGGTTCAACCTGACCTTTGTCTTGCAAGGAGGATTACTATTTTTTGTCTTATTATTCCTTTATTACGGATTGAAGATACAGAACGTAACCGCTTACCTGTGGGGAATGTATTTCACAAACGGTATCGCGTTTCTCGTCAGCCTTTTCCTACTCCTGCCGTTTCTAAACAAAAAAGAGGCAGATCCCCGGAAGGGACGCTCCCAATACGCTCTTTTGAAAGAGATGTTTGCTTACGGGCTTTGGGGAAGTGCGGACAATATTGCCGAGATCCTGACTACCCGCCTCAACTATTTCCTGATCCAACGGTTTGCCGGGTTAGGAAGCGTCGGACTGCTGGATGCGGGAACCAAGATTTCCGAAAGCGTCTGGCATATCAATCGCAGCATCGGCTTTATCACATACAGCCGCGTTGCCCGGACACATAAACCCGGCGAGCAAAAACAAATCACGCTCCGGTTCTTCAAACTAACTTTTTGTGCCATCACACTTGCGACCGGCTGCATTCTTCTGATACCGGAATGGATCTATACGGATTATCTGTTCAGTGCCGAGTTCGTAGGGATGCACAACGTCATAACAGGGTTGTCGGCCGGAATCATAGCACTGGCCTGCAACAGCATACTATGCCAATATTTTACCGGAAGCGGCAAAATACGTTACAGCACGGGCAGTTCTTTTGTCGGTTTGATAAGCCTGCTTGTTTCGGGCTACCTGCTGATCCCGCACTACGGAGTGTTCGGATCGGCCATCAGTTCCAGTATCGCATTCAGCACCATGCTGGCATTCTCCATGATTATTTTCTGCAGGAAAACAGGAACTCGCCCAAAGGACTTTCTGATCAATAAAGAGGATGTGAGGTTCGCACTCCGGAAACTCCGGTTGACACATGACGACGATCAGCCCTGA
- a CDS encoding DUF4292 domain-containing protein: protein MNKISLAFALVFFIALSFTGCKSTKKVGTVEAGGAKAHNEFFTLMQEQAFKYETLTARLNVDLNLPGNNMSSRVDLKMVKDSAFQLSVQPFLGIEVFRAEISVDSVKVIDRMNKRYVADNYANLKGQTPIEFNFYNLQALFTNRLFLPGQQGISPKLYNRFKLKQDGPAAEIQVKDVMGLLYTFMADGEEKILSTCISEPSDRYALQWDYADFRLADGQPFPMRMDVQVMKDGASQGGVTLHFSRMQTDVPVKMDFSIPAKYKRITLSQIIKSLSSNKM, encoded by the coding sequence ATGAATAAGATAAGCCTTGCCTTTGCGCTGGTCTTTTTTATCGCCCTGTCGTTCACAGGTTGTAAATCGACCAAGAAAGTCGGTACGGTCGAAGCGGGCGGGGCGAAAGCGCATAACGAGTTCTTTACGCTTATGCAGGAGCAGGCGTTCAAGTATGAAACCCTGACTGCACGCCTGAACGTGGACTTGAACTTGCCGGGCAACAATATGAGTTCGCGTGTGGATCTGAAGATGGTAAAAGACAGTGCTTTCCAGTTGTCCGTGCAACCCTTTTTAGGTATCGAGGTTTTCCGCGCCGAGATCAGTGTGGACAGCGTAAAGGTGATCGACCGTATGAACAAGCGCTATGTGGCTGACAATTATGCCAACCTGAAAGGGCAGACACCGATCGAGTTCAATTTTTATAATCTGCAGGCACTTTTCACCAACCGTCTGTTCCTTCCCGGACAGCAGGGGATCAGCCCGAAGCTGTACAACCGCTTTAAGCTGAAGCAGGACGGGCCCGCAGCCGAAATACAGGTAAAAGACGTGATGGGGTTGCTGTACACCTTTATGGCGGACGGGGAGGAGAAGATTCTCTCAACCTGTATTTCCGAACCTTCGGACCGTTACGCCTTGCAATGGGATTATGCTGATTTTCGCTTGGCAGACGGACAGCCTTTCCCGATGAGAATGGATGTGCAGGTGATGAAGGATGGCGCTTCGCAAGGAGGAGTCACGTTGCATTTCTCCCGCATGCAGACGGATGTCCCGGTGAAAATGGATTTTTCCATTCCTGCCAAATATAAACGTATCACGTTGTCTCAGATCATCAAATCGTTGAGTAGTAATAAAATGTAA
- a CDS encoding murein hydrolase activator EnvC family protein has translation MRYFWLVIFVLSVGSVSAQNSARVRELEKQRKAALAEIEMTSQLLDETRQTARNSLNRLNLLSKQILSRKQVISLLNQEIGEIDKQIAASRRNISQLEKELGNKRQNYGKSVQSIYKRRSSQDKLLFILSADNFAQSLRRMRYLREYADWQKKQASEIIGKQKEIVGKQKELEKTRAEKNALLGAREDESRKLQTEESSQKEEVQQLNKKQKQLQADLKKKKKQADALNRQIEKQIAEEIARAEAEAKAARERAARAERNRLAREKAAASGKKVPETKPETEPVREERVADTKGGYAMTKAEKRLSDDFASNKGRLPYPVSGRHTIVAAFGEQQHQELKYVRTNNSGIDIQTAPGTDARAVFNGEVTRVFVVPGYNNSVIVRHGNYLTVYSNLSQVYVKAGDKVSTRQAIGKIFTDTEDGNATILHFQLWKEKTKLNPAPWLD, from the coding sequence ATGAGATACTTCTGGCTCGTCATATTCGTGCTGTCGGTCGGTTCTGTTTCCGCACAGAACTCGGCAAGAGTACGCGAACTCGAAAAGCAGCGTAAAGCCGCACTTGCCGAGATCGAGATGACCAGCCAGCTATTGGACGAGACGCGGCAGACGGCGCGTAACTCGCTGAACCGGCTGAACCTGCTCTCCAAACAGATCCTTTCTCGTAAACAGGTCATCAGCCTCCTGAACCAGGAGATCGGGGAAATAGACAAGCAGATAGCCGCTTCCCGCCGGAACATTTCCCAATTGGAAAAAGAGTTGGGGAATAAGCGGCAGAATTACGGGAAATCGGTTCAAAGCATATACAAACGCCGCAGTTCGCAGGATAAGTTGTTGTTTATCCTTTCCGCCGACAATTTTGCCCAGTCCCTTCGCCGTATGCGTTACCTTCGCGAGTATGCCGACTGGCAGAAGAAGCAGGCTTCCGAAATTATCGGTAAGCAGAAGGAAATTGTCGGCAAGCAGAAAGAACTGGAAAAGACACGTGCCGAGAAGAACGCCTTATTGGGTGCGCGGGAGGATGAAAGCCGTAAGCTCCAGACCGAGGAATCGAGCCAGAAAGAGGAGGTGCAGCAGTTAAACAAGAAACAAAAGCAGTTGCAGGCCGACCTGAAAAAGAAGAAGAAGCAGGCTGATGCTTTGAACCGCCAGATCGAAAAGCAGATAGCCGAAGAAATCGCCCGCGCCGAAGCCGAAGCCAAAGCTGCCCGCGAACGGGCGGCCCGTGCTGAAAGGAACCGTTTGGCACGTGAAAAGGCGGCTGCTTCAGGAAAGAAAGTCCCTGAAACAAAACCGGAGACGGAGCCGGTCCGCGAAGAACGTGTCGCCGACACCAAAGGCGGGTATGCCATGACAAAGGCCGAGAAGCGCTTATCCGATGATTTTGCAAGCAATAAGGGGCGTTTGCCTTATCCTGTGTCCGGCCGCCATACGATTGTCGCTGCCTTCGGCGAACAGCAGCACCAGGAATTGAAGTATGTCCGTACGAATAACAGCGGTATAGACATCCAGACCGCTCCGGGTACGGATGCCCGCGCCGTGTTCAATGGTGAGGTGACGCGTGTGTTCGTTGTTCCGGGATATAACAATTCGGTCATTGTCCGCCATGGTAACTATTTGACGGTATATAGCAACTTGAGCCAGGTCTATGTGAAGGCAGGCGATAAGGTGAGTACCCGCCAGGCGATCGGAAAGATCTTTACCGATACAGAGGACGGCAATGCCACGATCCTTCATTTCCAGCTTTGGAAAGAAAAGACGAAACTGAATCCGGCTCCGTGGCTGGATTGA